CGCATGAACGACCTCGCCGTGCAGTACAACAACGGCACCCAGAGCACCGAGTCGAAGGCCGCCCTCCAGTCGGAGTTCGACGCGCTCAACACCGAGATCGGCCGGATCAAGGACAACACCAAGTTCAACGGCGTGGACCTCTTCGACGGCACGGCGAAGACGTTCCAGGTGGGCTACGACAACGGCGACACGATCGACGTCGACGCAGCTGCGCTCGCGGACTTCACCGCAGGCGCCGCGATGGCCGCGGTCGACATCGCCGACAGCAACACGCTGCAGGCGGCGATCACCGAGGTCTCCACCCAGCGTGCGTCGCTCGGTGCGATCCAGAACCGGTTCGAGCACACCATCAACAACGTCAACGTCGCGGTGGAGAACCTCTCGGCCTCCGAGAGCCGGATCCGCGACACCGACATGGCCCAGGAGATGATGGCGTTCACCCGCTCGCAGATCCTCTCGCAGGCCGGCACCGCGATGCTCGCGCAGGCCAACCAGGCCTCGCAGGGCGTCCTGCAGCTGCTGCGTGGCTGATCCAGCACCAGCTGAGAAGTGACATGAGCACCGGGCGAGGGTCGAGGATCTCGGCCCTCGCCCGACTGCTCCTCCGACCGGTCCGCGAGGGAGGCAGGCGATGACGGCGAGCATCGGCGGTCTGGCCAGTGGCCTCGACACCGCCTCGATCATCAGCCAGCTCATCCAGCTGGAGGCCACCCAGCAGACCCAGCTCAAGGCTCGCGTCGCGGCGCGCACCACCGCCAAGACCGCGATGCAGGGCATCAACGCCAAGCTCGCCGCGCTCACGACCGCCGCGCAGGACCTGGCCAAGACCACGAGCTGGTCGCCCCTGGCGACGTCGAGCTCCTACGACAAGGTCACCGTCACCGCGGGGACCGGCGGCGTGCCCGCCCAGCTCGACCTGACGGTGGGCACCCTCGCGCAGAGCCACCGGCTCACCTTCACCTCGACCGCCGCCCTGACCGACGTGGTCGTGTCCGGGGGCACCTCGGTCACCCTCGACAAGCTCGACGGCACCGCGCCGCTCACGATCACCACCAGCGACGGCACCCTCGGCAGCCTGGTCAACGCGATCAACACCGCCGGCGCAGGCGTGCGCGCCAGCACCCTGCGGCTGGACGACGGCACCTACCGCCTGACGGTCGAGTCGACCACCACCGGGGCGGCCGGGGACTTCACGCTCACCAACGCCGACGGCAGCGCCCTGCTCGGCGGTGCCACGGTCCGCGCGGGCCAGGACGCCTCGATCACCGTCGGCGCCGACACCATCCACTCCTCCACCAACACCTTCACCGACCTGCTGCCGGGCCTCTCGGTCACCCTCGGCGTGGGCGCGGTCGCGGGCACCGTGGTGACGATCGGCGCCACCAGCGACGCGGCCGCGATGTCGGCCAAGGTCAAGGGCTTCGTCGACCAGCTCAACGCCGTGCTGAGCGACATCGACACCGCCACCAAGAGCGCCTCGGGTGACGCCAAGGGCGGTCCGCTCGCGGGCGACGCCACCCTGCGCCGCGTGCGCGACGCGCTGCTCTCCACGGCGTACTCCGTGGCCGGCGGCACCCTCGCCGACGCCGGCGTGCAGCTGGACCGCTACGGCAAGGTCACCTTCGACGAGGACACCTTCAAGGCGGCGTACGTCGCGGACCCGGCCGCGGTGACTGCCAAGTTCGTATCCGGCACGAGCCCCGGGTGGATGGCGCAGCTCGCCACGGTGGGCGACCAGGCGAGCAGCTCCTACACCGGCTCGGTGACGCAGGCCCTGCAGGGCATGGACAGCGTCATCCGGGACCTCAACGACCGCATCGACGCGTGGGACGACCGGCTCGCGCTGCGCAAGGCGACGCTCACCCGGCAGTTCACCGCGCTGGAGACCGCGCTCAGCCAGATGCAGAGCCAGTCCAGCTGGCTCTCCGGCCAGCTCGCCAGCCTGCCGACGAGCAGCGGCTGACCCACCCCCTGACCACACCACCCGACCCGACGACCCGAGGACGCCATGTACCAGGCCCAGAACGCGCGCAACGCCTACGTCGAGAACGCCGTGGCCACCGCCAGCCCGGCGCGCCTGCTCGTGATGCTCTGCGACCGGCTGGTCCTCGACGTGCAGCGCGGCCTCGACGCCCAGCGCGCCGGCCAGGTGCAGGAGTCGCACAACCAGCTCATCCACGCCCAGGAGATCCTGGTCCACCTGCGCGGCACCCTCGACGTCGAGGCGTGGGACGGCGGCCCCGGGCTCGCCTCGCTCTACGACTGGCTGCACGCCCAGCTCGTGCAGGCCAACCTCAAGAAGGACCCCGCGATCACCGAGGGCTGCCTCTCGCTGGTCACCGACCTCGCCGACACCTGGCGCGCCGCCGCGCTGCAGGCCGCCGCGACCTCCTGAGGACCAGCTCGTGACCTCGTCCTCCACGCCGCCCGCTCCCCCGGACTTCCGGGCGGAGTGGGTCGCCGCGCTCGAGCGGCTCGAGTGCGACGTGGAGACCGCCGAGGCCCTGCTGGCCGTCGAGACGTTCACCGAGGAGTCGGCCGCGTCGCTCGCGCTGCCGTCGTGGGAGCCGCCGGCGCTGCGGGCCCCGCTCCCCTCCGACCTCGAGCCGCGAGCGCGGCTGGTCCTCGAGCGCCAGCTCGCCGTCGCCTACCTGCTCGCGGAGCGGCTCACCCGCACCGGCAAGCACCGCGAGCTGACCGACCGCCTGCGCAACGACGCGCACCCCGACGTGCCGGTGTACGTCGACCTGCGCGCCTAGGCCTCGTCCGCCGGACCGCCCAGACCCGCGTCCCGTGCGCGCGCCACCGCCTCGGCACGCCCGGCCACCTGCAGCTTGGTGAACACGTTGGACACGTGGTTGCGCACGGTCTTGTCGCTCAGCACGAACTTGCGCGCGATCGCGGCGTTGGTCAGCCCGCGCGCGACGAGGTCGAGGATCTCGCGCTCCCGCTCGGTGAGCTGGGGGAAGGGGACCGCCTCCCGGCGTGCCGGGCCGCCGGCGAAGAACGCCAGGACCCGTTCGGCGATGCCCGCGGAGAAGACGACCTCCCCGTTGGCGACGCCGTCGAGCGCACGTCCGATCTCCGCCCCCGTCGACCCCTTGAGCAGGTAGCCCCGGGCGCCGGCGCGCATCGCCGCGAACACCGAGTCGTCGTTCTCCAGCATCGTGAGCACGAGCACGGCAGGAGCCGGGTCGAGCGCGGTGACGGCCCGCGTCGCCTCGACCCCGTTGGTGCCCGGCATGTGCAGGTCCATCACGACCACGTCCGGCGACAGCTCCTCCACGCGGCGGATCGCCTCGTCACCGTCACCGGCCTCGCCGACCACGGTCTTGCCCGGCATCGCGGAGATCGCGGTCGCGAGACCCTCGCGGTAGAGCGGGTGGTCGTCGACGACGAGGACGCGGACGGTCATGAGGAGACTCCCGGGAGGAAGGCGGTCACCGTGGTGCCGCGGCTGCTGCTGTCGACGAGGAGCTCGCCGCCGAGCTCGCGCGCCCTGGTCCGCATCGACCCCAGGCCGACCCCCGACCGTCTGTCGGGCGACAGGCCCGAGCCGTCGTCGCGGACCTCGACCTGCACCATGCCGTCCGCGACGCCCAGCCGCAGCTCGACCCGCGAGGCGCGGGCGTGGCGTACGGCGTTCGCGGTCGCCTCCCGCGCGATGTGGTAGGCCGCGACCTCGACCGCGGCCGGCAGCTCGGGCAGGGACTGCACCACGAGGTCCGCACGGGTGGTGGCCGTGGTGACACGGTCGACCAGCTCGCGCAGGGCCGCCTCGAGGCCCAGCTCGTCGAGCAGCGGCGGACGCAGCTCGTTGACCATCGCCCGCACCTCCCCCACCACGCCGTTGAGGCGTGGGCCGAGGGTGTCGAGGATCCGGCCGGCGGCCTCGGGGTCGTGACCGGTCAACGACCGTGCCGTCTCGACCTGCAGTGCCAGCGCGGCGAGGGACGGCCCGACCCCGTCGTGCAGGTCGCGGCGCAGCCGCCGTCGCTCCTCCTCCCGGGCCAGGACCGCCAGCTCCCGGGACCGCTGCGACTCGCGCGCGAGCTGCACGGTGCGGGCGGCGACCGCGACCTGCGAGGCGAGGTGGTCGAGCACCCGCACCGCGCGCGCGTCGAACCCGCCGACCCGGTGGACGGCCAGGGACCCGAGGTCCTCGCCGGCGTGGACCAGGGGCACCGTGAGCGTGGGCGTCCGGTTGTCCACCTCGAAGCCGTGCGACGCGACGAGGCCCTCGCTCAGCCGCAGCACGACCGACTGCGCGCGCAGGGAGCGGGCCACCTGCTCGGTCACCACGGGGAGGACCTCCTGCTCGATCGACTCCGGGGTCGAGGCCGCGGCCAGGCGGTCGCCGAGCCGCCCGAGGACGGCGTACGGCTCCTCCTCCTCCCCGTGCACGAGGCGGTTGACCCCGCGCTGCAGCCGGTCGCGCAGGGGGAGCACACCGAGCGCCACGGCCGCCGTCGAGAGGAGGGGGACGACCGTGCTCTCCGAGGACAGGCCGCCGAGCGCGGTGCCGAGCAGGGAGACCAGGGCGAGGTAGAGGACGAGCACGAGCCCCGACAGGGTGACGTAGACCAACGAGCGGCTGATCACCACGTCGACGTCGCCGAGACCGTGGCGCAACGCTGCCACCACGACGGCCAGCGGGAGCGGCGCCATGGCCAACGCCGAGACGACCGGTCCGAGCGCGAAGCCGAGCGCGAACAGGATGACGGCGGCCCCGACCCCGACCAGCACCCACTTGAGCTGCTGGCGCTCGGTCCCGCTCGAGCCACGCCACCGCAAGACGAGACCGGCCACGGCCAGGACCACCCCGACCAGCGTGACCGTGGTGAGGAGCGCGCCCACGACCGGGCCGGCCAGCCAGGCGACGTGGGCCGGGTTGGTCAGGCCCGCGTCGGTCAGGCCCGGCGTCGTGGCGTCGTACGGCTGGACGGCGAAGCCGAGCGCCGCGGCCACCGCCGCCGCGCAGCCCAGGACGAACGCCGGTCGCCACCGTCGCGACGGCAGGTGGCCGTCCGGGACGAGCAGCGGCACGACGGAGGCGATCGGGACCAGCCCCAGCACCCAGATCCAGTTGCCCACCCAGAGCGCGGCCTCCGCGAGGGCCCAGCGGTGCTCGAGCGCGCGCAGGCCGTAGTCCGTGGCGACCAGCGAGACCCCCTCGAGCAGCCCCAGCAGCAGGAAGAGCCACCCCAGCGGGTGCTCGGGACGTCGGCTCGCCAACCAGCCACCGGTGGGTCCGAACGCCAGGCACGCCACCACGCCCATCGGCCACCAGTCGGTCACCCCCGCCGCGTGGGGCGGGTCGGCGAACCCGAGGTGCAGCACGAGTCCCAGCACCCCAGCAGCGACACCGGCAGCAGCACCCGCGGCGGGCAGCAACCGGGTCGGCAGGGGAGGCATGGCTCGATCGTGGCCCACCTCGGCCCGCTTGTCATGGGACACCATGTCCCGACCCAACGGGTCGCCGTGACCGTCACGAGGTCGGGATCCCGCCCTCAGGTCCCTGGGACGCCGGGCAGCCGAGTGTTGTCACCTCGACAACCACTCGAAGCAGGAGAACCACCATGAACGACACCCTCGTCGGCCGTCGCTCGGCCGGCTCGGACACCGAGACCCACCGCTCCCCCTGGCAGGTCCGCACCCTCGCCGCGATCGTCACGCTGCTGACGCTCGTCACGTCCTACGGCGCGATCTACTTCAGCTACTTCTTCGAGGACCCCGAGCCCGGCCTCGGCACCTGGGTCTTCGTGACGGTCTTCCTCGGCATCAACGTGACGGCTGCGGCGGCCGTCCGGGGGCTGGTCCACGGACGCCTCGTCGCGCGGCAGGTCCTCGTCGGCTACACCGTGCTGGGGATGCTCTGGTGCGTGGCCAAGCTGGTGTTCTGGCAGGAGACCGAGTCACTGGTGTTCGGCGTGCTCGACCTCGTGTGCCTCGCGCTGCTGCTGGCACCACGGACGCGCCGCCACACCGGCCGTTGAGGACGACGCCTGCACGCCCCTCGACCGCGACCGTCCGGTCGAGGGGCGTGACCCGGTCGGACTACGCCGGGCCCCCAGGCCGGAGGGTCCTGGGACCCGGACGGTAAAAGCCCGGAGATTCCTCCCCGGAAACCTCAGGCCGTCCCTACGTTTGCCGAAGTGGAGGGTGAGCAGGGAGAGCTCACGACGCCGATGGACCGGCACCCCCCGTGGTTCGCAATGGGAGACGAACCCGTGCCTGGGAGGCCCAGTTGTCCATCTTCTCTGCCGACGGCGTCGGTGGTGTGCTCGCGAGTGCCCTCGACGGCATCTCGGCGAGGCAGAACGTCATCGCCGACAACATCGCCAACGTCGACACCCCCAACTTCCGCGCCTCGAGCATCGACTTCGAGACCTCGCTGCGCGAGGCCGTCGCGCGCGGTGACGGCAACGCCTCGCTGAGGATCGAGACCCTGCCGACCGCCACCCCGGTCGGCCTCAACGGCAACAACGTGGACCTCCGCAAGGAGACCATGGCCGCGATGCAGTCGACGTTCCAGTACCAGCTGGTCACGCGCTCGGTCACCGACCGTCTCGCCGACCTGCGCGTCGCGGCGGAGCCCTTCTGATGGGCGCCTTCGAGATGCTCCGCATCGCCAACACCTCGCTGGGCATGCACCAGACCTGGCTGGACGCGCTGGCCCACAACATCGCCAACGTCAACACCGCGACGCCCACCAGCGGCAACGCCTTCCAGGAGCAGCTGGTCGTGGCCCAGGCCCGCACCGACGGGGGCGTCGACGTCGCCACCATCGCGCAGGGGGGCGACCCGCAGGGCCGCCTGGTCAGCGACCCGGACAACCCGCTCGCGGACGCCAACGGCATGGTGCGCATGCCCGACATGGACATGGGTGAGCAGATGAGCAGCCTGGTCATGGCCCAGCGCGGCTTCCAGGCCAGCGTGCAGGTCACCAAGACCGCCCAGGACACCTACGCCAGCGCGCTGCAGATCGGGCGTGCCTGATGACGGTCGGAGGGATCGAGGCCGCGACGGGGGCCGGGTTCACCTCGCTGGTCGGCAGCCTGCCGACCGTCGAGGCCCCC
This genomic window from Nocardioides marmoribigeumensis contains:
- a CDS encoding flagellin N-terminal helical domain-containing protein, translated to MGLRINQNTEAFNAYRNLSVTQGQMSKSLEKLSSGFRINRAADDAAGLAISEGLRSQIGGLKVGVRNAQDGVSLAQTAEGALTEVHSMLQRMNDLAVQYNNGTQSTESKAALQSEFDALNTEIGRIKDNTKFNGVDLFDGTAKTFQVGYDNGDTIDVDAAALADFTAGAAMAAVDIADSNTLQAAITEVSTQRASLGAIQNRFEHTINNVNVAVENLSASESRIRDTDMAQEMMAFTRSQILSQAGTAMLAQANQASQGVLQLLRG
- the fliD gene encoding flagellar filament capping protein FliD; the encoded protein is MTASIGGLASGLDTASIISQLIQLEATQQTQLKARVAARTTAKTAMQGINAKLAALTTAAQDLAKTTSWSPLATSSSYDKVTVTAGTGGVPAQLDLTVGTLAQSHRLTFTSTAALTDVVVSGGTSVTLDKLDGTAPLTITTSDGTLGSLVNAINTAGAGVRASTLRLDDGTYRLTVESTTTGAAGDFTLTNADGSALLGGATVRAGQDASITVGADTIHSSTNTFTDLLPGLSVTLGVGAVAGTVVTIGATSDAAAMSAKVKGFVDQLNAVLSDIDTATKSASGDAKGGPLAGDATLRRVRDALLSTAYSVAGGTLADAGVQLDRYGKVTFDEDTFKAAYVADPAAVTAKFVSGTSPGWMAQLATVGDQASSSYTGSVTQALQGMDSVIRDLNDRIDAWDDRLALRKATLTRQFTALETALSQMQSQSSWLSGQLASLPTSSG
- the fliS gene encoding flagellar export chaperone FliS, producing MYQAQNARNAYVENAVATASPARLLVMLCDRLVLDVQRGLDAQRAGQVQESHNQLIHAQEILVHLRGTLDVEAWDGGPGLASLYDWLHAQLVQANLKKDPAITEGCLSLVTDLADTWRAAALQAAATS
- a CDS encoding response regulator transcription factor, whose amino-acid sequence is MTVRVLVVDDHPLYREGLATAISAMPGKTVVGEAGDGDEAIRRVEELSPDVVVMDLHMPGTNGVEATRAVTALDPAPAVLVLTMLENDDSVFAAMRAGARGYLLKGSTGAEIGRALDGVANGEVVFSAGIAERVLAFFAGGPARREAVPFPQLTEREREILDLVARGLTNAAIARKFVLSDKTVRNHVSNVFTKLQVAGRAEAVARARDAGLGGPADEA
- a CDS encoding sensor histidine kinase, with the translated sequence MPPLPTRLLPAAGAAAGVAAGVLGLVLHLGFADPPHAAGVTDWWPMGVVACLAFGPTGGWLASRRPEHPLGWLFLLLGLLEGVSLVATDYGLRALEHRWALAEAALWVGNWIWVLGLVPIASVVPLLVPDGHLPSRRWRPAFVLGCAAAVAAALGFAVQPYDATTPGLTDAGLTNPAHVAWLAGPVVGALLTTVTLVGVVLAVAGLVLRWRGSSGTERQQLKWVLVGVGAAVILFALGFALGPVVSALAMAPLPLAVVVAALRHGLGDVDVVISRSLVYVTLSGLVLVLYLALVSLLGTALGGLSSESTVVPLLSTAAVALGVLPLRDRLQRGVNRLVHGEEEEPYAVLGRLGDRLAAASTPESIEQEVLPVVTEQVARSLRAQSVVLRLSEGLVASHGFEVDNRTPTLTVPLVHAGEDLGSLAVHRVGGFDARAVRVLDHLASQVAVAARTVQLARESQRSRELAVLAREEERRRLRRDLHDGVGPSLAALALQVETARSLTGHDPEAAGRILDTLGPRLNGVVGEVRAMVNELRPPLLDELGLEAALRELVDRVTTATTRADLVVQSLPELPAAVEVAAYHIAREATANAVRHARASRVELRLGVADGMVQVEVRDDGSGLSPDRRSGVGLGSMRTRARELGGELLVDSSSRGTTVTAFLPGVSS
- a CDS encoding flagellar basal body rod protein FlgB; its protein translation is MSIFSADGVGGVLASALDGISARQNVIADNIANVDTPNFRASSIDFETSLREAVARGDGNASLRIETLPTATPVGLNGNNVDLRKETMAAMQSTFQYQLVTRSVTDRLADLRVAAEPF
- a CDS encoding flagellar basal body rod protein FlgC, whose translation is MGAFEMLRIANTSLGMHQTWLDALAHNIANVNTATPTSGNAFQEQLVVAQARTDGGVDVATIAQGGDPQGRLVSDPDNPLADANGMVRMPDMDMGEQMSSLVMAQRGFQASVQVTKTAQDTYASALQIGRA